The following proteins come from a genomic window of Bacillota bacterium:
- a CDS encoding BtrH N-terminal domain-containing protein gives MRIVSGFVHRPGAHCGSTALRDLAESCAGVELSEAICFGLGAGLGFAYMAGPALSPSHGFCGRAPYLEHHFFSHLGVPFAWHNAPLEWEELSSYVDRDVPILALTDLYYLDYYASTVHFGGHAVVVAGYLPPGEEAGGAPASRAYGVVQPKGGGVTGAGQNPQGLDGGIEEGKVLLADTAWPELQQVPYTRFRQAMHSLAPPFPVDGQWTPIPAFQVASRILPEAIRAALATCARCYLHTPPPPELARLGVEHFGISGLRAMSASLPAWMDAPDFSWCCRFAYQMIEKRGTGGSAFRRMYAAFLREARALVPEIPPTAVAEMERAASLWSEAATLFRQLADTAPGPRGPTEVAAGLRRLSGILLEAASHEEEAFHLLATV, from the coding sequence GTGCGGATTGTTTCCGGATTCGTCCACAGGCCGGGCGCGCATTGCGGGTCCACGGCCCTGCGCGACTTGGCCGAATCTTGTGCGGGGGTTGAACTGTCCGAAGCCATCTGCTTCGGACTGGGAGCTGGGTTGGGTTTCGCCTACATGGCGGGTCCTGCCCTGTCCCCGTCCCACGGCTTTTGCGGGCGTGCCCCCTACCTGGAGCACCACTTCTTCTCCCACCTGGGAGTCCCATTCGCATGGCACAACGCTCCCCTTGAATGGGAAGAACTATCGAGCTACGTAGACCGGGACGTCCCTATCCTTGCCCTTACAGACCTTTACTATCTGGATTACTACGCATCCACCGTCCATTTTGGCGGACATGCGGTGGTAGTGGCAGGTTACCTCCCTCCGGGAGAGGAAGCCGGGGGTGCACCTGCGTCCAGAGCGTACGGGGTTGTCCAACCCAAAGGCGGCGGTGTGACCGGAGCCGGCCAGAATCCCCAAGGGCTGGACGGGGGCATTGAGGAAGGGAAGGTCCTGCTGGCCGATACCGCCTGGCCCGAACTGCAGCAGGTGCCCTATACCCGCTTCCGGCAGGCCATGCACTCGCTGGCCCCACCCTTCCCCGTGGACGGGCAGTGGACCCCCATCCCCGCATTCCAGGTCGCCTCCCGGATTCTGCCCGAGGCGATCCGCGCTGCTCTGGCCACCTGTGCCCGCTGCTACCTGCACACCCCGCCGCCCCCCGAACTGGCACGGCTCGGGGTCGAGCACTTCGGAATATCGGGCTTACGCGCCATGTCTGCCTCCCTTCCCGCATGGATGGATGCCCCCGACTTCTCCTGGTGCTGTCGCTTTGCTTACCAGATGATCGAGAAGAGGGGGACGGGGGGCAGCGCTTTCCGCCGGATGTATGCCGCCTTCCTGCGGGAAGCCCGCGCCCTGGTGCCGGAGATCCCTCCTACGGCGGTCGCTGAAATGGAGAGGGCCGCCTCCCTGTGGAGCGAAGCGGCAACCCTCTTCCGTCAACTCGCAGACACCGCCCCAGGGCCGCGCGGCCCCACCGAGGTCGCCGCCGGGTTGCGCCGTCTCTCCGGCATCCTGCTGGAAGCGGCCTCTCATGAGGAGGAGGCTTTCCACCTTCTGGCTACCGTCTGA